The genomic window GCGGATAACGCTGGCGCGTTATGCGCCCTACAACCTGACGGGGTGGTTCGGTGAGGGTTCGCGAGCAAGCTCGCTCCTACCCAAGAGCGCGCCGGCGTTTGACCAGGCTGTAGGAGCGAGCTTGCTCGCGAACCGCATGTGAAGCGACGTAGGGCGCATAACCTGGAACAGGTTATCCGCCGGGCCGCGCTGACCCGCGATGGGCGGCCCAGGCTCCGATATCCACCGGAGCGGCGGCGAACCGATCGCGGACGCAGTCCGCTCCTACGCCAAGCCCACCCCTGCGCGCCGCAGGCTCAGCCGAATTTCCACCCCGCCACTGCCAGCCGCGTATCCAGCGCCGCCAGGTCGGCTTCCACCCGCGCCGCCGGTTCCGGCATGTAGGCCAGGGGGTCGGGCAGCGTGGACGGCTGGCCGAGGAAACCTTCCGTCGCGGCATGCAGGCAGTAGGCGCTGTAGGCCGGGTTGTAGCCGCCCTCCTGCACCACCAGCAACCGCCCCTGGCACAGTTCGTCGGCCAGCGCGCGCGCGCGGCGGGCCAGGCGGTTGAAGCCCTGCATGGTCACCAGTTGGCGGCCGTTGGGGTCGAACTGCGAGGCGTCCAGGCCGTTGGCGATGATCAGCAGGTCCGGTTTGAAGGCCCGCAGCGCGGGCTCGACGAAGCGGCTGAAGACCCACTCGTAGAGCTGGTCGCCCGAACCCATGGGCAGCGGCAGGTTGAGGTTGCTGCCCAGCCCCGCGCCCCGGCCGCGCTCGTCCGCCGCGCCGGTCTGCGGGTGGCTCGGCCCCCAGGCGCCGTGGTCCATGTGCAGGGATACCGTGAACACCGACGGGTCGTCGTAGAAACCTTCCTGCGTCCCGTTGCCGTGGTGCACGTCCCAGTCGACGATGGCCACGCGCTCCAGCCCCGCCGCCTGCGCCGCCCGCGCGGCGATCCCGACATTGTTGAAGAAGCAGTAGCCGTCGGCCATCGCCGGCGCGGCGTGGTGGCCCGGCGGGCGCACCAGGGCCATGGCCGGGTTGCCGCTTGCCAGCACGCTGTCCAGCGCCGCCAGGCTGGTGCCAGCGGCGGCCAGTAAGCCGGCGAGGCTGCCGGCGGACATCAGCGTCGTGCTGCTGAAGCGCTTGCCCTGGGCGTCCGCCGCGAAGATGCCGCGCAGGTAGTCGGCATCGTGAAAGCGCAGCAGCTCTTCTTCACTGGCATGGCGGCCTTCCTGCCAGCGCAGCGAGCCGGCGACCGGCCCGCGCTGGAGGATGGCGCGCATGTTCAGCAGCCGCGGATTGCTCTCCGGGTGCAGCAGTTGCTCGGCCAGCAGGTCGCTGGGCGGCGCCTCGAAGACGCCGGCGGCGGTGTCGTGGCGCAGCACGTCGTCGTGCCAGAAAACATCCATCGTGTGGCTCATCGGAAACCCTCGGATTCCATCACTGCGCCCGCAAACGCAGGAACGCTTCAAACAGGTTCATACGGGTTTGCAGAACTCGGCGGGCGGCCTAAGACAGTGCTTAGCACGGCAAGGCCACCCGACGACGTCATACGGCTGAAGGCGAGCCCGTATCAGTCGATGATCGTCAGCTCCGGCGGAATCTCCGACAGGCTCGCCGAGCCCTGCTCGCCGCACAGCACGGTGTCGCCGAGCTTGATGCCGAAGCCTTCGCTGTACAAGGACAGGTTGGGCTCGATGGAGAACGACATGTTCGGCTGGAACACGTGGTCGTCGGCCTCGTCCACCATCATCGCTTCCAGCCAGGTCGGCGGGTAGGCCAGCCCCAGGCTGTAGCCAATGCGGTGCACGCGCGTACGCGAGAGGTCGATGCGGTCGAGGATCTGGTTGCACACGCGGTTGGCCTCGCCCACCGGGGTGCCCGGCGTGGCGATCTCGATGGCGGCGTTGAAGGCCTCGGTGAGCAGGCTCGCCACCTCCTTCACCCGCGGGCTGGGCTTGCCGATCACCGCGGTGCGCATGAGGATGGCGTGGTAGCGGTTGCACACGCCGGCGTGTTCGAGGATCACCACGTCGCCATGGCTGATGGTCTGGCGGTGCGGCATGGCGTGGGTCATGGTGCTGCGGCGGCCGGTGGCGCACATCGGGCTGATCGCCGAGTACTCGCTGCCGGCGCGGCCCAGGGCATTGGCGACGATGCCGGCCACTTCCACTTCGGAGATGCCCGGACGCAGCGCCTCGAAGGCGGCCAGCATGCCCTGGTCGGCCATGCGCGCGGCGCTGCGCTGGTATTCGATTTCCTCGGCGGTCTTGATCAGGCGGTTCTCCGCGACCAGCGGGCCGGCGTCTTCGAAACGCGCTTCGGGCATATAGCCCAGCAGTGCGTTGTACTGCGCCGGGGAGAAGGTCGAGGCGGTCATTTCCAGGCCGATGCGCGCCTGGCTCAGCCCTGCCTGGGCGAGCACGTCGGCGACGATCTTCAGCGGGTCCTGCCGGGCGATGTCATAGAAGATCGCCTCGTTGATGCACGACAGCTCCCAGGTGCAGGGCTCCTCGCTGGTGCGGGTGAGGAACACCGGCTCGGCCAGCTTCGGCGAGATGATCAGCGCCTGGTACCAGAGGAAGCCCAGGCTGTCGAAGCCGGTCAGGTAGTTGATGTTGTCCGGGTAGTTGACCACCAGGGCGTCCAGGCCACGATCGGCCATGCGCCGTTTGACGGCGTCGACGCGTTGACGGTAGGTGCGCGCGGGGAAAGCGGTAAGCATGGGGATTCCCTCCTCAGGGACAAGGTGCAAGCGACAGGCAGTTCAGGTGGCGGCCATCGGGCCGCCGGAGGTGGATCAGGAAGGCGGTCGATGCCGTTCGAGGTACATGCGCAGCAGCATCACCGCCAGGGTGAGGACGATCATCAGGGTGGACACGGCGGCAATCGCCGGGTCGAGGTTGTAGCGCAGGCCGTCCCAGATGCGCTTGGGCAGCGTCACCACGTTCAGGCCGCTGGTGAACAGGGTCACCACCACCTCCTCCCAGCTCATCACGAAGCCCATGAAGAAGCCGCCGAGAATGCCGCCGCGCACGTTGGGCAGCAGCACGTGCCAGAGGGTCGGCCAGAGCCCGGCGCCGAGGGAGCGCGAGGCCTTGTACAGGCTCAGGTCGAGCCGCGCGTAGGCCACCAGCAGGGCGATCACCGCGTACGGCAGCGCCATCAGCAGGTGGCCGAAGCCGACGCCCAGCAGGTGGTCGAGCATGCCCAGGCGCGCGTCGAGGTAATAGATCGACATGGCCGAGACCACCTGCGGGACGATCATCGGCAGCAGCACGATCAGCGTCAGCACGGTGCGAAAGCGCCGCTGCAGCCAGATGCCGGTGGCGAAGAGGAAGGCCAGCGCGGTGGACAGCGCGCCGACCACCAGCGCCAGCCCCAGGCTCTGCAGGATCGACAGCAGCCAGGCGCCGTCGAACAGCGTCGCGTAGTGGCGCAGCGACCAGCCGCCGTCCGGGAAGGCCAGGTAGCGCTGGTTGCCGAACGACAGCGGCACGATCACCAGGATCGGCAGCAGCAGGAACAGCGCGGACAGCCCCAGCGCGGTCCAGGACAACCAGTGCCCCAGCGGCGGGCGCGGCAGTGGCGGCTTTTTCACGCCCTTGGGCATGGCGGAGAGACAGGTTCCCTGCGGAGTCACAGCTCAGTCCTCCCGAGCAGGCGGCGGTAGCCGATGAGTTGTCCGAACAGCAGCGCGCAACCCACCACCAGCAGCATCAGTACGATGCTCAGCGCCGCGCCCAGGCCCCAGTTGGAAAGCTGGAACATCTGCACGTAGATGTACTCGGCGAGCATCGCGGCCTTGCCGCCACCCAGCAGCGCGGGGGTGACGAAACAGCCGAGGCTGAACACGAAGACGATGGCCGAGGCGGCGACCACGCCGGGCAGGGTCAGCGGGATGAAGATGTCCCTGAGCGTCTGCCAGTGGCTCGCGCCCAGGCTGCTGGAGGCGCGCAGCAGGCTGTCGTCCACCTGTTTCAGCGACGACAGCAGCGGCAGCACCGCATAGGGCACCATGAAGTGCACCATGCCGATCAGCGCGCCCAGCTCGTTGCGCACCAGCGGCGGCGGCGCGTCGAACCAGCCGGTGGCCATCAGCCCCTGGCTGACCAGCCCACCGTTGCGCAGCAGCACCAGCCAGGCGAAGGCGCGGATCAGCATCGACAGCCAGAACGGCAGCAGCACGAACAGCTCGATCAGCTGCCGGCCGCGCGGCGTTGCGAAGCGCCAGCGGTAGGCGATCAGGTAGGCGATGGCGACGCTGATCGCGGTGGTCAGCAGGCAGATGCGCAGGGTGCGCCAGATCACCGCCTGCAGGTTGGCGTTGTCGGCAATCGCCGCGTAGTTCTGCATGCCCCACTGCGGCAGGCTGAAGCTCCAGCCGAGCACGCCGAGGGTCGGCAGCAGGTAGCCGACCACCACGAGCACAGGCAGGGGCAGGATCAGCAGGCCGTAGACCGGCAGCACGCCCGGTGCGAAACGTCGCATCTCAGCCACCGATCAGCGCGAGATAGCGCTCCAGGGTTTCACCGTAGTGTTCGGCGTGCCACTTGTTGTTCAGCGACACCTGCTTCTTCAGGTTGTCCGGCGCGGTGGGGTTGATCGCCTGCAGCTGGGCGCTGAGCAGGTCGTTCGCCTTGAGGTTCACCGGGCCCATGTTGTAGACCTCCATGAGCCTGGCCTGGACTTCAGGACGAAGGGCATAGGCGATGAAGTCCATGGCTGCCTTCGCGCCGGCCGGGTTGTTCCTGGGCACCATCCACACGGACGGCGAGACGATGCCGCCGTCGAAGCTCCAGTCGATCTTGCCGGCGGTGTCGTTCTTCACCAGCTCGGCGCGGGTGTGCCACATCTGCGCCAGGCTCACCTCGCCGTCGCGGATCAGCTGCTGCGATTCGGCGCCGGTGGACCAGTGGGTGGCGATGTGCGGCAGCAACTGCTCGATCTTGCGCAGGGCGCGGTCCACGTCCAGCGGGTAGAGCTGCTCGGGCGGCACGCCGTCGGCCAGCAGCGCGCATTCGAGGTTGGCGCTCATCCACTTGTAGAGGGTGCGCTTGCCCGGGTACTTCTTCACGTCCCAGAAGTCGGCCCAGGACCTGGGCGGGTTCTTGCCGAAGCGTTCGTGGTCGTAGCCGATCACATAGCTGTAGGTGTAGTTGGCGAGGCCGAAGTCATGCACGTCGCCGTAGCCGATCAGCGACTTGTCGACGATACCGTAGTCGATGGGCGTGAGGAACTGCTCCCTGCCCAGCCGGTAGGACGAATACATCTCGCCATCGCACACGTCCCAGCGCACCGCGCCGCTGCTCACCTGGGTCTTCAGCGCGCCCTCGGTGGGGCCGCTGCCGTCCACCTTCAGCGCCAGGCCGGACGCCTGGTCGAAGCCGCCGAAGCTCTTCTCGAAGGCCGGCACCGCATCGCCGCCCCAGTTGGCCAGCACCAGGTTGCCGCTGGCGGCGAAGGCGCGCCCAGCGGTGCCGAACGGCAGCGCACTGGCGGCGGCGAGCAGCAGCAGGCTGCGGTTGAAATCGCGGCGGCTGATGCCGGCGCGCTCGCCTTTCTCGGCGGCGATCTCGATGGCGTCTTCGATGAAGCCCTGGCGTTCTTTCATTGTGATTGCTCCCCGATCGTTTGTTTTCGTTATGCGTGTGTCAGGCGGACAACAGGTGGCAGTGCTGCGGCGACCAGCTGCACCAATAGCGCTGACCGCTGCGCAGGCTGCCCAGCAGCGGGTGCGACACCGGCAGGCGCAGGTCGAGGCGGTCGCCCTGCTCCAGGCTCAGTTCGAGATTGACGTGGGCGCCCTGGTAGGTCGCAGGACCCGCAGTGGCGCAGAGGCCGTTGTCGCGGCCGGCGTCCTGCAGCGGGCGCAGGTCGATGTGCTCCGGGCGCACCGCCAGCCAGCTCTTGCCGCCCTGGCCGGCATTGGCCGTATTGGCCACGCGCAGATGCTGGCCACGGAAATCGCAGAGCGTGGCTTCGGCCTCGCGACCGACCACGCCGACCTCCAGCAGGTTGGTGTCGCCGAGGAAGTTGGCGACGAAGCGGCTGGCCGGGCGCTCGTAGACCTCGCGCGGGGTGCCGACCTGTTCCAGGCGGCCCTTGTTGAACACGGCGATGCGATCCGACAGCGCGAGGGCTTCTTCCTGGTCGTGGGTGACGAAGACGAAAGTGGTGCCGAAGTCCTTGTGCATGCGTGCCAGCTCGCCCTGCATCTCCTGGCGCAGGCGGCGGTCGAGGGCGGACAGCGGCTCGTCGAGCAACAGCAGTTTCGGCTTGAACACCAGCGCCCGGGCCAGCGCCACGCGCTGCTGCTGGCCGCCGGACAGCTGGCCGATGCCGCGCTCGCCCATGCCGGCGAGGCCGACGCGCTCCAGCACTTCGGCGACCCGGCGCTCGATCTCCGCGCCCGGCACCTTGCGGATGCGCAGCGGGTAGGCAACGTTCTGCGCCACGCTCATGTGCGGGAACAGCGCGTAGCCCTGGAACACCACGCCGAACTCGCGCTGGTCCGGCGACAGGCGGGTGATGTCGCGGCCATCCTGCTCGATGCGCCCTTCGCTGGGCTCGACGAAGCCGGCGAGCATCATCAGCGTGGTGCTCTTGCCCGAGCCGGACGGCCCCAGCAGCGTGAGGAATTCGCCCTGGCGGATGCTCAGGCTGAGGTCGCTCAGGACCTGCAGGTTGCCGTAGCGCTTGCCCAGGCCGAGCAAGTCGACGAAATGCTGCATGGCGGATCTCCAGCCGTTTTTTCTTGTTGATCGGTGTTGGCGTGGAGTCATCTTCTGTGCAAATTTAACTAACGACAATTCAATAGATTTCCACCTGAATCGTTAGTCAAATTCACGAAAAAAGGCCCCTCATGCGTCAGAACAGTGCGTTTCGCCTGCCGTCTCTCATCGCCCTGCGCGCTTTCGAGGCACTGGTGCGGCAGGGCAGCATCAGCCGCGCCGCGCTGGAGCTGCACGTCACCCACGGGGCGGTCAGCCACCAGGTGAAGAAGCTGGAAGAGGAGCTGGGCGTGGCACTGATGGAGCGCCAGGGCAAGGGCGTCAAGCTGACTCCGGCCGGGCGCCAGCTGAGCCAGCAGATCAGCAGCGCCTTCGACCAGCTGCGCGACATCCGCCGCGCCCTGCCCACCGAGGAGCCGGCCGGCGAGCTGCGCATCGCCTGCGCCCCGGCGCTGCTGGCGCGGGTGTCATCGCTGCTGGAAAAATTCCTGCGCAACTACCAGGAAGTCGCCCTGCACCTGCTGCCGATGACCAGCGACCTGGGCGAGGTGGACATGGTGATCTCCTTCGGCGAGACGCACATCGAAGGCCAGCGCTTCGCCGCGCTGGGCGACATCCGCTACTTCCCGGTGTGCAGCCCGCGCCTGCTCAACACCCAGGAACACCTGCGCAAACCCCGCGATCTGGCGCGCCAGGTCCTGCTGCACGAAGACGACGGCTTCGACTGGAACCGCTACTTCCTCGCCGCCGGCGTGCCCGGCTTGCAGGCGCGGCAGAACGTCTTCCTGCCCGACGCCTACCTGACCATCCGCGCCGCCCTGGCCGGCGGCGGCGTGACCATCAGCGACCACATCCTGGCCGGCGAAGAGCTGCACCAGGGGCGGCTGGTGCGCCTGTTCGACATCGACTTCCCGGCGCCCCACCCCTACTTCCTGATCATCCCGCCCCACGGCAACCAGGCGTTGGCGCGGGAGTTCGCGGATTGGCTGCTGCATGAGCTGGAGGCGATTCCGGCGTTTGATTGATGCCGGGGAGTCCTCTGCGCTCTGGACGCGATCGCGGACGGAGTCCGCTCCTATCGGGCACGATATTTCCCTGTAGGAGCGGGCCATGCCCGCGATCGCGCCCACGGGGCGCTCCTGCAGGTTGATGCGGTGTTTACCGTCAGGTACCGACCGGTACGAAACGCCGGCCCTGCCGGCGGATCGCGGGCATGGCCCGCTCCTACAACGGAACATCGGCGAGATTCGCGAGTTCGCTCCCCCAACTATTTTTCGCCCTTCACTCTCAGAGGGCTTCCAGAGAAACATCCGCGCGCTCCGAATGCCCCGTTCAGGAGGCCGAGTGGAAGCGAAGTTTCAGGGGTTGAGCGACAGGGATGTCGCGAGAGCTGCGATGGGCCAGGGATGGCCCTTTGCAGCGTGCCCCTGAAACTTCGCTTCAACGAGGGTATTTTTCGCCTAAGCGAAAAACCGGATGTCCCGGGCAAGACCTTTGGTTACTTTGGGTCTTTCCGAAGTGACTCGCCCGAGGGGGCGAAACACGAAGCCCACGCGCACGCCGAAGCGTTGCTGGAACACTCCCGTCGAAGCGGCCAGGTGGTATGCGCCGGCCCTGCCGGCGGATCGCGGGCGTGGCCCGCTCCTACACGGCAACATGTGCATCATGCGGTTCGCGAGCAAGCTCGCTCCTACAAAGAGCCGGATCGCGACACCCTGTAGGAGCGAGCTTGCTCGCGAACCGCACACCGCAGTCCGTAGGGCGCATAACGCGTCAGCGTTATCCGCCGTTGCGGTCATCGGCGCTCAATTGCCCCACCTGACGCAGCAGGCCGGCAACATCGGTGCCAGAACAGCCGCCGGCCCCGCCGGCGGTTCGCGGGCGTGGCCCGCTCCTACAGGGGCACGGCATTCGCGCTCAGAGCTTCTTCCCGCCCAGCAGGAAATGCGACAGCGCCGGAATCAGGATCAGCGCCCCCAGCATGTTCCAGAGGAACATGAAGGTCAGCAGGATGCCCATGTCCGCCTGGAACTTGATCGGCGACCAGGCCCAGGTGATGACGCCCGCCGCCAGGGTCACGCCGACCAGCGCGACCACCTTGCCGGTAAAGGCCACGGCCTGCTGGTAGGCGACCGACAACGGCAACCCGGCACGCTGCAGTTGCAGCTGCACGCTGAGCAGGTACAACGCGTAGTCCACCCCGATGCCCACGCCCAGCGCGATCACCGGCAGCGTGGCGACCTTCACGCCGATGCCCATCATCACCATCAGCGCTTCGCAGAGGATCGAGGTGAGCACCAGCGGCAGCAGCGCCACCAGGGTCGCGCGCCAGCTGCGGAAGGTGATCAGGCAGAAGATGCCCACCGCGGCGTAGACGTAGAACAGCATGCGGTGGTTGGCCTCGCGCACCACGCGGTTGGTCGCCGCTTCGATCCCGGCGCTGCCGGCGGCCAGCAGGAACTGGCGCTCCGGCGTGCTGTTGGCGCGGGCGAAGGTCTCGGCGATGCCGGCCACTTCATCCAGGGTCTGCGCCTTGTGGTCCTTGAGGAAGGCGATCACCGGCATCAGCGAGCATTCGGTGTTGAACAGCTCCGGGGTGTTCACCGAGGCCTGCTGGGCGGCGTAGTTGAGCACGTCCTGGTTGCGCTGCAGGCTGGCGAACTTGGGGTTGCCCTCGTAGGTGCCGGCAGTGATCTGCCGCACGGCGTTGACCAGCGAGGTGGTCGCCTGCACGCCCTCATGCTGTTGCAGTGCCCAGCCCAGGCGGTCGGCGAGGATCAGCGTGCGGTAGTTCAGGCAGCCTTCCGGCGCGGTCTTCACCATCACCGCGAAGAGGTCGCTGGAGAGCGCGTAGTGGCTGGTGATGTAGGCGTTGTCGCGGTTGTAGCGCGAGTCCGCGCGCAGCTCCGGGGCGCCGGCGTCGAGGTCGCCGATCTGCAGGTGCTGGCTGACCAGCAGGCCGCCGGCGCCCAGCAGCGCGGCGATGATCAGGGTGACGCCGGCCCAGCGGCGCTGGGTGAAGCGGTCCAGCAGGTCCCACAGCTTGCCCAGGCCGACATGCTGGTCCGCCTGGCGGTCCTCGCGCAGGGCGCGGGCGGCGGCCTTCGGGCTGACGCCGACGTAGGACAGCGCCACCGGCATCATCAGCAGCGAGGTGAAGATCAGCACCGCCACGCCGATACTGGCGGCGATGGCCAGGTCCTGGATGACCGGGATGTCGATCAGCATCAGCACGGCAAAGCCCACGGCATCGGACAGCAGCGCGGTGACGCCGGCCAGGAACAGGCGGCGGAAGGTGTTGCGCGCGGCGACCTGCTTGTGGGTGCCGCGGCCGATGTCCTGCATGATGCCGTTCATCTTCTGGGTGGCGTGGGACACGCCGATGGCGAAGATCAGGAACGGCACCAGGATCGAGTATGGGTCCAGCGCGTAGCCCAGCCAGGCCACCAGGCCGAGTTGCCAGACCACGGCCAGCAGCGAGCAACCGATCACCAGCAGGCTGCTGCGCAGGCAGCGGGTATAGAAGAGGATGATGACGAAGGCGGTGACCACCGCCAGGCCGAAGAAGAACATCACCCGCACCAGGCCGTCGATCAGGTCGCCCACCAGCTTGGCGAAGCCGATCACGTGCAGGCGCACCGGGCCCTTGCCCTCCTCGCCGGCGGCGAAGGCGCGCTCGTCGCCCAGGTATTCGTACTTCAGCCGCAGGTCGTCGAGGGCGCGGGAGAATTCGCGGTAGTCGATGCCCTTGCCGGTGGCCGAGTCGCGGTCCAGCAGCGGCACCACCAGCATGCTGGAGCGGAAGTCGTTGCCCACCAGGCTGCCGACGATGCCGGCGCGGGCGATGTTCTGGCGCAGTTGCCCGATGGATTCGGGCTTGCCGTCGTAGCCGTCGGGCATCACCGGGCCGCCCTGGAAGCCTTCCTCGGTGACCTCGGTCCAGCGCACCGCCGGCAACCACAGCGACTTCATCCAGGCGCGGTCGACGCCGTGGCTGAGGAACAGCTGGTCGCTGATCTGCCGCAGGTTGGCGAGGTAGGCCGGGTCGAAGATGTCGCCCGTGGGATTTTCCACCACCACCCGCACCGAGTTGCCCAGGCCGCGCAGGGCGGCGCGGTTGTCCAGGTAGTTGCGGATGTACGGGTCGCCGTGGGGGATCATCTTCTCGAACGCCGGGCGCATCTCCAGGCGCGTCACGGCCATGTAGCCCAGCACCACGGTGACCAGCGCGATCAGGGCGATGAACAGCGCGCGGTGGTTGAACACCAGGCGCTCCAGCAGGTTCCCGCTGTGGGTGTCAAAGTCCCGCAGTTCGCGGACTACAGGCATCTCGCCTTGCTTCAGGTCGACCATGAGGCTGTCTCTCTATCTCTTGTTCTTATGAGTCTTGAACCGGTGGCGCGCCGCTGCGCTCAGCGCACCGGCATGGCGTTCTCGCGCACGCCGCGGGCACCCACCAGCAACAGGCGGCCGGGGCCGGCCACCGCGCCGCTGACGGGCAGGCGCTCGGCCAGCTCCAGGGGCTTGAAGCTGGCGCCACGGTCGTCGCTGACCAGGCCCTGGCCGGCCTGGCTGAACAGGTACAGCCGACCGTTGGCGTCGAGGCTGGCGGCGGTCAGGCTGACCGGCAGGCCGGTGTCCACCGCGCTCCAGCTCGCGCCGTTGTCGAGGCTGCGGATCGCATGGCCGCGCAGGCCGTAGGCGAAGATCAGGCCGGGTTGCGCGATCACGCCGAAGAAGCTGCCGGCATAGGGCGACTGCAGGGCGACGAAGCGCTGCTGCGGGTCTTCCTGTTGCCGGTCCAGGCGCAGCAACAGGCCCTGCTCGCCAACGATGAATAGGTCGTCGCCGCTGGCCGCCATGGCGGTCAGGTGCAGTGCCTGCGGGTTGTCGATGCGATGGTTCCACGGCTCCCAGGTACGGCCGCCGTCGCGGGTGTGCAGGATCAGGTTGAACGCGCCGATCACGAAGCCTTCGTTGGCATCGCGGAACCACAGGTCGAGGAACGGCTTGTCGGCGCCCTCCTCCTGGTACCGGCGCGCCTGGTCCAGCCAGGTGGCGTTGTCCGGCTGCGGGTGGGCGGCGTAGTAGTCGAGCATCACCTGGCCGACCTGCCGGCCGTCGAGCTGGCGCTCCCAGTGCTGGCCGCCGTCGGCGCTGTGCAGCACCACGCCGTCGTGGCCGACCGCCCAGCCGTCCTGCGGCGTGGGGAAGCGCACGGCGGTGAGGTCGGAGCTGACCGGCACCTCGGCCTGGCGCCAGCTGGTGCCGCCATCGTCGGAATAGAGAATGTGGCCGCGCGGGCCGACGCTCACCAGGCGCTTGTCGGCGCGGGTGACGGCCAGCAGCGGCGCGCGGGAGGGGTTGGCGCTGTGGGGCGCCGGCTGGTCGAGTACGTCGACGAAGGTCTCGGCCTTCTCACCGGCCTGGGCGCCGCCCGCCAGCAGCAAGGCGCCCAGGATCAGCAGGCGCTTGAAGGGGATCTGCATGAAGCTTTCCTCACAACTCTCTTCGCATCGTTTCCTGCCGCTTTCGCCGCAGGAACCGCGGCGGCCCGCGCTGCATGCGGGGGCCGCCGCGCCCTGGGTCAGCGAATGCCGCTGCCGGCCAGCGCCTCGGGGGACCACTGGGTCTTGGCCAGGGGGTCGATGTAGCTGATGCCGCCGTACGGGCCGACGACGCCGTTGATGTTGTAGGAGCCGGCGGTCAGGTCGTAGATCATGAACGGCGTGGCGTCCGGGATGCGCTTGTCGTAGCTCTGGCTGAGGAAGGCGAAGGAGCCGCGATAGAGCTGGCCACGAGCGTCGTACTGGTCAGAGGCCAGGGCCACCCAGCTGTCTTCGTCGAGGTAGAAGCGGCGCTTGGCGTAGATGTGCCGCGCGCCGGACTTCAGGGTGCCTTCGACGACCCACACGCGGTGTTTTTCCCAGCGCACGTAGTCGGGCGCCAGGTGGTTGGGCGTGACCACCGGCTTGATGTCGCTGGCGTAGGTCAGGCGGTAGGTGTTGTAGGGCACGATCATTTCCTGCTTGCCCACCAGCTTCCAGTCGTAGCGGTCCAGCGCGCCGTTGAAGACGAACACGTCATCGTAGGTGCCGGCGCCGGCCATGCCGGGGTTGGGGGTGTCGTAGGCGAGGTTCGGCGCCAGCTTCACGCGGCGCTGGCCGGGCAGGTACTGCCAGGCGCGGCGCGGCTGCTGCAGCGGGTTGGCGGCGTCCTTGAGCATCATCGCCTCGCCGGCGCGGCGGGCCGGGCCGCTGTAGTACAGCTTCATCTGGTAGTAGACCTCGGAGCCTTTCACCGGCTGGGTGAGGTCCTCGTACACCGGGTAGTTGATGAAGGCCTGGCCGGTGGTGGCGAGGTTGGCGCTGCCCGAGGCATCGACGTTCCAGGAGTCGTACTTGGCCTTGATGTTCACCCCCTGGTAGCGCAGCAGGAAGTTCCACATGGCCTCGGCGCCGGTCTTCGGAATCGGGAACGGCACGCCCGGCAGCGCGTTGTCGATGGCGGTGCCGCCCTCCAGGGATTGCGCGGTGACGGCGTTCTTCCTGCTGTTCTC from Pseudomonas sp. GCEP-101 includes these protein-coding regions:
- a CDS encoding efflux RND transporter permease subunit yields the protein MVDLKQGEMPVVRELRDFDTHSGNLLERLVFNHRALFIALIALVTVVLGYMAVTRLEMRPAFEKMIPHGDPYIRNYLDNRAALRGLGNSVRVVVENPTGDIFDPAYLANLRQISDQLFLSHGVDRAWMKSLWLPAVRWTEVTEEGFQGGPVMPDGYDGKPESIGQLRQNIARAGIVGSLVGNDFRSSMLVVPLLDRDSATGKGIDYREFSRALDDLRLKYEYLGDERAFAAGEEGKGPVRLHVIGFAKLVGDLIDGLVRVMFFFGLAVVTAFVIILFYTRCLRSSLLVIGCSLLAVVWQLGLVAWLGYALDPYSILVPFLIFAIGVSHATQKMNGIMQDIGRGTHKQVAARNTFRRLFLAGVTALLSDAVGFAVLMLIDIPVIQDLAIAASIGVAVLIFTSLLMMPVALSYVGVSPKAAARALREDRQADQHVGLGKLWDLLDRFTQRRWAGVTLIIAALLGAGGLLVSQHLQIGDLDAGAPELRADSRYNRDNAYITSHYALSSDLFAVMVKTAPEGCLNYRTLILADRLGWALQQHEGVQATTSLVNAVRQITAGTYEGNPKFASLQRNQDVLNYAAQQASVNTPELFNTECSLMPVIAFLKDHKAQTLDEVAGIAETFARANSTPERQFLLAAGSAGIEAATNRVVREANHRMLFYVYAAVGIFCLITFRSWRATLVALLPLVLTSILCEALMVMMGIGVKVATLPVIALGVGIGVDYALYLLSVQLQLQRAGLPLSVAYQQAVAFTGKVVALVGVTLAAGVITWAWSPIKFQADMGILLTFMFLWNMLGALILIPALSHFLLGGKKL
- a CDS encoding WD40/YVTN/BNR-like repeat-containing protein, which produces MQIPFKRLLILGALLLAGGAQAGEKAETFVDVLDQPAPHSANPSRAPLLAVTRADKRLVSVGPRGHILYSDDGGTSWRQAEVPVSSDLTAVRFPTPQDGWAVGHDGVVLHSADGGQHWERQLDGRQVGQVMLDYYAAHPQPDNATWLDQARRYQEEGADKPFLDLWFRDANEGFVIGAFNLILHTRDGGRTWEPWNHRIDNPQALHLTAMAASGDDLFIVGEQGLLLRLDRQQEDPQQRFVALQSPYAGSFFGVIAQPGLIFAYGLRGHAIRSLDNGASWSAVDTGLPVSLTAASLDANGRLYLFSQAGQGLVSDDRGASFKPLELAERLPVSGAVAGPGRLLLVGARGVRENAMPVR
- a CDS encoding DUF1329 domain-containing protein, producing the protein MNFKPTLIATALGLSLCGLAQAAVSPQDAAQLGSTLTLVGAEKAASSDGSIPAYAGGLTTAPASFKAGDSMRPDPFASDKPVLVIDGKNVEQYKNELSATTVELAKRYPTFRVDVYPTHRSAALPDTVLENSRKNAVTAQSLEGGTAIDNALPGVPFPIPKTGAEAMWNFLLRYQGVNIKAKYDSWNVDASGSANLATTGQAFINYPVYEDLTQPVKGSEVYYQMKLYYSGPARRAGEAMMLKDAANPLQQPRRAWQYLPGQRRVKLAPNLAYDTPNPGMAGAGTYDDVFVFNGALDRYDWKLVGKQEMIVPYNTYRLTYASDIKPVVTPNHLAPDYVRWEKHRVWVVEGTLKSGARHIYAKRRFYLDEDSWVALASDQYDARGQLYRGSFAFLSQSYDKRIPDATPFMIYDLTAGSYNINGVVGPYGGISYIDPLAKTQWSPEALAGSGIR